A stretch of DNA from Spirosoma endbachense:
ATCCAGAAATTCATGCCCCAGGGCAGCGCAATGGCCGGGTAGGTATTCCCATTCGATAAACTTGGTTTCGAATCGGTGCCGATGAGCGGGTTTACCAACTCGACCCAGTCGGTTTTAGGGCTGGCGGGCTGAGCATAGGCAGCAACCGAAATGACTAACCAGCCCAGCAGATAAAGGTGTTTTTTCATTGTGTTTTTATATCGAATCGCAGCTTCAGGCCAAACGCTTGAATGAGCGGGAAGGTAATTCATCGCAACGTATAAAAAGCAGGGTAAACCAATCTTACTTGATTTACCCTGCCTTACTAAACAGATTGATCGACGAATTCTACCAGCCTTTGTTCTGAGTAAGCTTTTTGTTGTTGTTGATCTCATACTGAGGAATACCCCACAGCAGGTATTTCTCGGTAAATATAGCACCGCTCTCGTTTTTAAAGCCGATCGCATCTATCATCCTGTTATTGACCACATCATACACTTTCCGGGTGCGCTGTGTATCAAAATACGCCTTGTTTTCGTAGGCCAGTTCGTGGTAGCGTTCTTTCCAGATGGCTTCCCGGAACTGCTCTTTGCTTAAACCCGATAGCGGTTTAAGCTGAGCCCGCGTCCGAATTGTATTCGCCTGATCATAAGCAGCTTGTGTTGGTCCGCTCACTTCGTTTGAGGCTTCGGCATAAATCAGCATGACTTCCGGTAAACGCAGTAACGTCCAGTTCTCATCGGTATTAACATTACGATTCAGAGCGCTTTCCTTCTGGAAATACTTGTAAAGCGCATGCACGCCAAACTTAACAATCTTGGTCGAATCCGTGATGGATGGATATTCGGTGAAATAGAATTGCCGCTCCTGAGCACGCAGATCACCCGACTCGTGCGTATTGTAGAAACCTTCCGTCGGAATAATAGCACCATATTCGTCGCCATATACCGAAATTCGGGCGAAATAAGGAATGATCAATGCACTGATCGAGTTGTTCACGATACCCGTTGCATATTGGGCCTGCAAAATAAATTCACTCTGATTTTTGTGGGCATTATCGTGCAAATAGTCGTAGGACGTAAACAGCGAATAAATTTTCGAATCAAGTACTTCTTTCGCTTTCGCTGCTGACAATGCATAGTTTTCTGTTTTCTGCAATGGATAGCCAGCCATCGTCAGGTAAACACTGGCCAGCAGTGATTTAACGGCACCAACCGTAACGCGCCCCGTCTGATCAGCAACGGGAAGTCCGGCCTGTTCCGCTGTGGTCAGATCGCTGACAATTAGCTTATAGATATCTTCCTGTGAAGCCCGCGTTGGATACAGGTCGGCACTGGAGGCATCAACGGGTGTTGTAATCAGCGGCACATCACCATAGAGCCGTACCAGGTGATAGTAGAAGAAAGCCCGCATGAAATACGCCTGCCCAAGCAATGATTTTTTCAGCGGTTCATCCATCGAAATGGCCGGAATTCGCTGAATGGCCAGGTTCGCGCTTCCAATTGTATTGTAGCTGGTTTGCCAGATGGTTTTGAACGGCGGGTTGGCTGCATCAGCCGTCTGATTGATAAACTGACTATTGTAAAAGCTTTGACCCAACGTTGACGCGTGACCGTTGATCAATTCCAACGATACCCACGGCCGTTCACCGTATCCATTGTCAGTATTGAACATGCCCAAACCAGCATATAGACCATTGATAGCCGACTGCGCCTGACTGGCCGATGTAAAATAGCTGTCCTGCGTGAAGTTGGATTTGTTGACTTCCTGCAAATAATCCGTACAGCCAAACACACTGAGCATCAGCGCTCCACAGGCTATTGTCTGACTGATTGATTTTATGTACTTTTTCATACGAATTGCTGTCATTGAGTAGGATTAGAAAGAGACGTTCAGACCGGCCGTGAACACATGTGCTTTCGGATAGTCGAAGAACTGAATTCCCTGTGCAAAGGCGTTGCCGTAGGTACTTACTTCCGGATCGTAGCCTGTGTATTTCGTCAGCACAAAGAAGTTCTGCGCCGATGCGTATACCCGCAGACGGCTTAGCTTAATCCGCTGTACGAAGTCAGTTGGAAATGTATAGCCCAACACCAGGTTACGCCCCCGCAGAAACGACCCATCTTCTACTTTATACGAATCGATCTTTGTATCGTAATACACATACGACGGCCGCGCTTCGGCAATGAACGTATTCTGGTTGGTGGGCGTCCATCCATTTAACACTTCGGCGTAGCTGTTGGCCTGCCCTGTGCGATCGAGTGCCGAGTGATGCGTCAGATTTAAAATATCGTTGCCATACGAGAACTGAAGATCAACCGTCAGGTCGAGACCTTTGTAGCGCAGCGTATTACTGAACGTACCGTAGCCAGTGGGAATACCTTTGCCGGTAATAATGCGATCCTGATCATTGATTTGACCGTCGTTGTTCAGATCCAGGAATTTCAGGTCGCCCGGTTTCTTGCCGTATTTAGCCGCCTGATCGGCTTCTGCCGATCCCCAGGTGCCCGTCCGAACCAGACCGTAGAACGAGCCAACCGATTCGCCAACCCGCAGAATGTTCGTGTTGTTGAGAAACTGTGGGTCCGGGAAAATATCGTCGTTTGCGTCGCCCAGGGCCGTTACTTTGTTCTTCAGGAACGAAATATTGAAGTTCGTCGACCAGGTTAAATCTTTGTTGTCGATGTTGATCGTGTTCAGCGATAACTCCAGGCCCCGATTCTCCATGCTGCCAATGTTCTTGTAGATGCTGGCGTATCCGCTGGACAGTGGCACGGGGGCCGAAAGGAGCAGATCATGGGTCTTTTTGAGATATAGGTCGGCTTCAAGGTTAATGCGCCCTTTCAGAAAGCCCACCGATGCGCCCAGATCGTACTGTGCCGTTTTTTCCCAGCGCAGGTTTGGGTTGGCCAGTGTACCGATGATGGTTCCCGACGCACGCTGTCCACCGAAAACCGTTGTATTGGTGCTCAGCGTTGCCAGCGACTGGTACGAATTGATTTCCGAGTTCCCCGTCAAGCCATAGCTGGCGCGTACTTTCAGATCGGAGATAAGGTGACTGTTTTTCAGGAAATCTTCCTGCGATAGCCGCCAGGCCACCGCTGCCGATGGGAAAAACGCATATTTGTTGTTGGCCCCAAAGCGCGACGAACCATCGTAGCGACCCGTTGCCGTTACGAGGATTTTGTCTTTGTAATTGTAGTTACCACGAGCGAAGTAAGACGCCATCTGGTAGGCATTGTACGACGACGTAGGCGGCAATGGATTGGCACTAACGCCCAGGTTATAGTACTGGTAGTAATTGTCCGGCAGACTTTCGACCCCTGAAAACCATTGCAGGTAGGTGTATTTCTGCAACTCGGCACCCGCCACAACATTGATCGAGTTCGATGCGTCGATCTGTTTGTTGTAGGTCAGGTAGTTCTGCCACTGCAAAAATTTGGTATCGTAGCTCCAGATTTCGGCATAACCCCGGAACGGGCGAGTCAGCTGAACCTGGTTGGTTTCCGAGAACGGATTGTACTGGCTGGCAATGTTGGCCCCGAACGTAGTGCGGAAGTCCAGACCCGGCATCAGCGTAATGTTGGCGTAGGTATTGGCACCAAACACCTGCTTCTTATACATCCGGTTGTCTTCGTTGGCCAGAGCTACCGGATTGTCTCCGCTTTCCATGTCAGGATAATCCTGCCGCTTACCATAGGTGCCATCAGGATAACGGATTGGTACAATTGGAATCATCTCGATCAGCATCCGGGGAATGTTGTTGCCCCCAACACCTTCGTCGGCTCGCCGTTCTTCCGAATAGCTATAGTTCAGCGTTGCGCCGACCTTCAGCCATTTCTTGACCTGGTTATCAATAACCAACCGACCGCTGTAACGCTTCAGATACGTATTTTTGATAATTCCCTGATTGTCGTTGTAGTTCAGAAACAACCCATACGTCGTCTGATCGCTGCCGCCCGTAAAGCCCAGGTTATGATTCTGACTGATCGCTGTACGGGTGGTTTCATCCTGCCAGTCGACATCATACAGGGGATTCAGGTTTGCATCGAACAGTTTTCCGATCAGGGCAGTCCGTTTGATCTTAGGATCTTTGTCGGCGTATTTACCACTAGCCCAGCCTGCCGGGTCGTATTTGGCTACATTCTGGTAGGCTAAATCTTCGAGGGCCAGAAATTCTTTGGCATTCAGTACATCGCGTTTGCGGGCAATGCGGCTTGCGCTTACGTAGGTATCGTAACTTACAGCTCCACCTTTCCGCCCTCGTTTGGTCGTTACCAGAATAACACCGTTGGCACCCCGTGTTCCGTAAATGGCCGTTGCAGATGCATCTTTCAACACATCGATCGATTCAATATCGGCTGGGTTCAGGGCGTCGATACCAGCGGCCCAAATGATACCATCGACCACATACAGTGGGTTGTTCGTTGCGTTGATCGAACTGTAGCCGCGAATCCGAATGTTTGTATTGCCACCCGGACGACCGGAGTTAACCGAAACGTTGACACCGGCAATACGACCCTGTAAACTCTGCTCGACGTTAATGGCCGGGCGCTCCAGCAACTCGGTGCTTTTTACACTCCCGACCGATCCGGTCAAGTCCGACCGTTTCTGGGTGCCGTAACCTACAACGACCACTTCGTTTAATGATTTGACATCGGGTACGAGCGAAATGTCAATAGTTGTCTGATTGTTGATGGAGACTTCCTTGGCCGTGTAGCCAATCGATGAAACAACAAGCGTTCCGTTACCGTCGGGCACGTTCAGCGTAAAAACACCTTCGGCATCGGTCACCGTACCTGTGGAGGTTGTTCCTTTTAAGAGAATGGTCGCGCCCGGAAGTGGTTTGTTCGATTCGTCAAACACGCGCCCCCAAATGGTAATCGGTGGAGCCGCTGACTCGACAGGCGGAGCATCGACTAAGGATGACAGTTTTTTCTGTGTACTGGCGTTTCGCGTCAGAATCAGTCGGTTACCGACCATTTCATACTTAAGTTGCAGGGGGCCAAGCAACGACGATAGCACCTGAGCCAGCGTTTCATTTTCGGCAGACACCGATACCTTCCGATTCGACTGGATCAGATCGGGGCTGTAGGAAAACTTCACATCGGTCAGCTTTTCAATTCGACTCAGAACATCACTTATGTTTTTGTTCGCAATCTGTAAGGTGATCTTCTGATTGAGCACATCCTGTGCGTTGCCGTCAGTAGCCAGCGAGACATTTGAAAAAATCGTGGCTAACAGCAACTGGAATAGCATTAATCGCATAACGTTCCATCCAATAAACTTGGAGAGTATGGGGTTATTCATAAATTTGAAAGGGTTTTGTTAAGAACCTGTTGACAAAATCTTCCCGGACGCCCGGTAAATCGGGCGTAGGTTTAGCGACTCCTGGGACAATACCGGAGTCAGTAATGTTGGCGCATTGCTGACTCCTCTTCGGCTTTATTCTACTGCATAGGTCTTTTTCTGGTTTTTAATTTTCTGATGGTCATGTAGTTTAAGGTTGGCAGCCGGGCCCGGAAACGGCAATGGCTAATTGCTGCATCTGGTACTCAGCTTCAATACTTTTACAGATAATCGTTAGCTTTTCGGATAGCGATTCGTCGGTTAAATCGGCCGTAAGCCGGCAGTTGCCCAGCACGTTTTTATCGTACCTGATCTTCACCCCATACACTTTTTCGAGTTCGCGGAATACGTCGCTGACCGGAGTTGCATTGAAGATGAAGTTGGTTGAGCTGGTTGACAGCCCTTTCGGAAAAACAGGTGTCGTAGCAACCACATCACGGGTGCGGATAAGCCGTGCCTGCTGACGAGCAAAAACGATTTGCTGGTTATGGGTCAGTACGATTCCATCCAGCGAAGGCGTACTGACTTTTTGCTGCTGTTGCTTATCCGTCTGCGGAAAAACGGCGACGCGGCCCGACCGAACCGTAACTACCACATCTTTATCGTCGGCGAAGGCCCGAATGGTAAAACTGGTGCCCAGCACTTTCGTTAGTAAGCCATTGGCATGGACCAGAAAAGGCCGCGATGGGTCTTTGGCCACTTCAAAATAGGCTTCGCCAATCAGATAGACTGCCCGATTAGGGCCATTAAATTTTTTCGAAAACGTAACCTGACTGCCTTTCTGGAGAATAATCGTACTGCCATCGGGCAGCGCAATCAGGCGGGGCCTATCGGTATCATTCGTTTGCTCGATGAGCGACTGATCCAACTGTGCTAACTCGTGAAAGCGTTCCTGATCGTTGCCTGCATGGCGAACGCGCAGCCACCACCAACCGAGGCTCATCATCATGGCGATGGATGCCGCAATAGCAATCCAATTGCGCCAATTCCGACGGAAGATCTTTGTGAACGGGTTCGTTGAGGGTTGAGGTGACAACTCAATTTGATTCCGGATAGCCGCCCAGATCCGTTCTTCGTCGTCGCCCTTAATTGGATGCGCGAGCGTTGATGTAGCGTCGGCAATTTGTTTAACCAGATCAATCGCCTGTTGTATGGCTTCTGCTTTTTCGGGATAGTCGGCCAGATAGGACTCCCAGTAAAGCGTTGACGCTTCATCAGGATTCTTTACCCATTGCCGAAAATAGGAGTCAGCAACAAAGTCTTCACAGCGAGAGAGTTGGGTCATAATACACGCGTTCGTCTAGATATAATAGTCGAGAGGGCGTGGTTTTAACTCATCTTTTTTGAAATTTTTTAAAAACTTCTCAATTCTTCGTAAAAAAACTGAGAATTGAGCTTACAAAAAAAGCCCAATCAGGATAAGCGTAATCGGGTGACTGGTAAATAAATCACGCAGACAGATGATCGCCCGGTTCAGGTGATTGATAACGGACTGGTGGTTGATTCCCATAATGCCTGCAATCTCATCATTACTGAAGTCGTGATAGAATGCCAGGGTAATGGCTTCCCGCTGGCGGCTGGGCAGTATTGTGATGGCTTTTTGAAGACGGGCCGATTGGTCGTTGCTTGTTTCCTGTTGCGTAATCAGAAATTCAATGGATGGTGAAAGTAGCTGGTCATCGGCTATCATATCTTCACCGTCAGTAGCCAGGAGTGGTGCATTGGTCCGTATTTTTGACAGCTTGTTGCGCACAATCCGGAAGAGGTAGTATTTGATCGTGTGCAGATCACGCAGAGTGCTCCGGCGAGTCCAGATCTCCAAAAAAACATCCTGCACAACGTCGTTGACCAGGTCATGATCGCTGCTCAGGCGTTTGCCATAAGCCAGTAATAAAGACGAGTGCGTTCGGTAAATATGTTCAAAAGCCTCGATGTCTCCCTGTTGAAAGGCATTCCAAAGACCGGAGTCATCGTCGAAAATCCTGCTTGTAGGCATGGCCAATGCTATCGTTGAGTAGGCTAAGAATAAGGCCGCAAATTTAGGAAACCCTGTAAGAAAAAAAGTATTTTTTGTGATTAGACGGTCACTATACCGGCAATATGCAATCGCTGATTAGCGGAATTCAACCGTTGTCAATGTGAAGTTGAGGAGCGGATCTGCACCTTACTAACGACTAT
This window harbors:
- a CDS encoding RagB/SusD family nutrient uptake outer membrane protein; translated protein: MKKYIKSISQTIACGALMLSVFGCTDYLQEVNKSNFTQDSYFTSASQAQSAINGLYAGLGMFNTDNGYGERPWVSLELINGHASTLGQSFYNSQFINQTADAANPPFKTIWQTSYNTIGSANLAIQRIPAISMDEPLKKSLLGQAYFMRAFFYYHLVRLYGDVPLITTPVDASSADLYPTRASQEDIYKLIVSDLTTAEQAGLPVADQTGRVTVGAVKSLLASVYLTMAGYPLQKTENYALSAAKAKEVLDSKIYSLFTSYDYLHDNAHKNQSEFILQAQYATGIVNNSISALIIPYFARISVYGDEYGAIIPTEGFYNTHESGDLRAQERQFYFTEYPSITDSTKIVKFGVHALYKYFQKESALNRNVNTDENWTLLRLPEVMLIYAEASNEVSGPTQAAYDQANTIRTRAQLKPLSGLSKEQFREAIWKERYHELAYENKAYFDTQRTRKVYDVVNNRMIDAIGFKNESGAIFTEKYLLWGIPQYEINNNKKLTQNKGW
- a CDS encoding TonB-dependent receptor; translated protein: MNNPILSKFIGWNVMRLMLFQLLLATIFSNVSLATDGNAQDVLNQKITLQIANKNISDVLSRIEKLTDVKFSYSPDLIQSNRKVSVSAENETLAQVLSSLLGPLQLKYEMVGNRLILTRNASTQKKLSSLVDAPPVESAAPPITIWGRVFDESNKPLPGATILLKGTTSTGTVTDAEGVFTLNVPDGNGTLVVSSIGYTAKEVSINNQTTIDISLVPDVKSLNEVVVVGYGTQKRSDLTGSVGSVKSTELLERPAINVEQSLQGRIAGVNVSVNSGRPGGNTNIRIRGYSSINATNNPLYVVDGIIWAAGIDALNPADIESIDVLKDASATAIYGTRGANGVILVTTKRGRKGGAVSYDTYVSASRIARKRDVLNAKEFLALEDLAYQNVAKYDPAGWASGKYADKDPKIKRTALIGKLFDANLNPLYDVDWQDETTRTAISQNHNLGFTGGSDQTTYGLFLNYNDNQGIIKNTYLKRYSGRLVIDNQVKKWLKVGATLNYSYSEERRADEGVGGNNIPRMLIEMIPIVPIRYPDGTYGKRQDYPDMESGDNPVALANEDNRMYKKQVFGANTYANITLMPGLDFRTTFGANIASQYNPFSETNQVQLTRPFRGYAEIWSYDTKFLQWQNYLTYNKQIDASNSINVVAGAELQKYTYLQWFSGVESLPDNYYQYYNLGVSANPLPPTSSYNAYQMASYFARGNYNYKDKILVTATGRYDGSSRFGANNKYAFFPSAAVAWRLSQEDFLKNSHLISDLKVRASYGLTGNSEINSYQSLATLSTNTTVFGGQRASGTIIGTLANPNLRWEKTAQYDLGASVGFLKGRINLEADLYLKKTHDLLLSAPVPLSSGYASIYKNIGSMENRGLELSLNTINIDNKDLTWSTNFNISFLKNKVTALGDANDDIFPDPQFLNNTNILRVGESVGSFYGLVRTGTWGSAEADQAAKYGKKPGDLKFLDLNNDGQINDQDRIITGKGIPTGYGTFSNTLRYKGLDLTVDLQFSYGNDILNLTHHSALDRTGQANSYAEVLNGWTPTNQNTFIAEARPSYVYYDTKIDSYKVEDGSFLRGRNLVLGYTFPTDFVQRIKLSRLRVYASAQNFFVLTKYTGYDPEVSTYGNAFAQGIQFFDYPKAHVFTAGLNVSF
- a CDS encoding FecR family protein codes for the protein MTQLSRCEDFVADSYFRQWVKNPDEASTLYWESYLADYPEKAEAIQQAIDLVKQIADATSTLAHPIKGDDEERIWAAIRNQIELSPQPSTNPFTKIFRRNWRNWIAIAASIAMMMSLGWWWLRVRHAGNDQERFHELAQLDQSLIEQTNDTDRPRLIALPDGSTIILQKGSQVTFSKKFNGPNRAVYLIGEAYFEVAKDPSRPFLVHANGLLTKVLGTSFTIRAFADDKDVVVTVRSGRVAVFPQTDKQQQQKVSTPSLDGIVLTHNQQIVFARQQARLIRTRDVVATTPVFPKGLSTSSTNFIFNATPVSDVFRELEKVYGVKIRYDKNVLGNCRLTADLTDESLSEKLTIICKSIEAEYQMQQLAIAVSGPGCQP
- a CDS encoding RNA polymerase sigma factor, which encodes MPTSRIFDDDSGLWNAFQQGDIEAFEHIYRTHSSLLLAYGKRLSSDHDLVNDVVQDVFLEIWTRRSTLRDLHTIKYYLFRIVRNKLSKIRTNAPLLATDGEDMIADDQLLSPSIEFLITQQETSNDQSARLQKAITILPSRQREAITLAFYHDFSNDEIAGIMGINHQSVINHLNRAIICLRDLFTSHPITLILIGLFL